The following proteins are co-located in the Salvelinus namaycush isolate Seneca chromosome 33, SaNama_1.0, whole genome shotgun sequence genome:
- the LOC120027997 gene encoding fat storage-inducing transmembrane protein 1-like, giving the protein MDPKIKNKSNRTIENDKGETTQMAKDQSRPVKLAMMVLNSVLVVVTDLWAGLLGSALFRRHFHLLLSGVVLFGPALSLWVSKYSIFANRNHYLYRMFLRSGWGWTCVFTGSFVFVLSFSIRRSLSLSVRHLSRIATVGALWWGSRSLLTLLENMAGSCYEPMPATLVGGLNLGQGASVPGQSLLLLHEGERKASCLKAGMLWQGWEVSEDTLLLCLCCLLLAEETAVLGPYLALGGPSGSPLRLLFLLCVSLLGLWLFLLLCLLAYFPQFPSQLLGGALGCLSWRGLYQGWYRLKPSWCCPGWPGEGLLTTTQREPYSERGVHDMWPKD; this is encoded by the exons ATGGATCCAAAGATTAAAAACAAATCGAACAGAACTATAGAAAATGACAAGGGAGAAACTACACAAATGGCTAAGGACCAAAGCCGACCGGTGAAGCTTGCCATGATGGTCCTAAACTCTGTTCTGGTGGTTGTTACAGACCTTTGGGCTGGACTACTTGGCAGTGCCCTATTCAGACGCCATTTTCACCTCCTGTTGTCAGGCGTGGTTCTGTTTGGACCAGCCCTGAGTCTGTGGGTGTCCAAGTACAGCATCTTTGCAAACAGGAACCACTACCTCTACAG GATGTTCCTGCGATCGGGCTGGGGCTGGACCTGTGTTTTCACTGGCTCCTTCGTCTtcgtcctctccttctccatccgtCGATCCCTCTCGCTCTCCGTTCGCCATCTCTCACGGATAGCCACCGTGGGAGCACTGTGGTGGGGCTCTCGCAGTCTCCTGACTCTGCTGGAGAACATGGCAGGCAGCTGCTACGAGCCCATGCCTGCTACCCTGGTTGGGGGCCTGAACCTTGGCCAGGGAGCCAGTGTCCCAGGGCAGTCCTTACTCCTGCTCCATGAGGGCGAGCGCAAGGCCTCCTGCCTGAAAGCGGGCATGCTGTGGCAGGGCTGGGAGGTCTCGGAGGACactctcctcctctgcctctgCTGCCTGCTCCTGGCCGAAGAGACTGCAGTGTTGGGGCCCTACCTAGCCCTGGGAGGGCCCTCGGGGTCCCCGCTGCGCCTGCTCTTCCTGCTCTGCGTCTCCCTACTGGGTCTGTGGCTGTTTCTGCTGCTCTGTCTGCTGGCTTACTTCCCGCAGTTCCCCTCCCAGCTTCTAGGGGGAGCTCTAGGGTGTTTGAGCTGGAGGGGGCTGTATCAGGGTTGGTATCGCCTGAAGCCCAGCTGGTGCTGTCCTGGGTGGCCTGGAGAGGGACTTCTCACCACAACTCAGAGAGAGCCGTACAGTGAAAGGGGTGTTCATGACATGTGGCCAAAGGATTGA